In Actinomycetes bacterium, one genomic interval encodes:
- the ybeY gene encoding rRNA maturation RNase YbeY translates to MTVDVHDESGADVDTDRLAALSRFVLDRLRVHPLAELSVVAVDAATMAAHHVQWMDEEGPTDVMAFPMDELRPGDDEEEPEPGLLGDVVLCPQVAEEQARAAGHTTGHELDLLCAHGILHLLGFDHAEDEEKAEMFPLQAELLRAWWAARGLAAGVTP, encoded by the coding sequence ATGACCGTCGACGTCCACGACGAGTCCGGCGCCGACGTCGACACCGACCGGCTGGCTGCACTGTCCCGCTTCGTGCTCGACCGGCTCCGGGTCCACCCGCTCGCCGAGCTCTCGGTCGTCGCCGTGGACGCGGCGACGATGGCCGCCCACCACGTGCAGTGGATGGACGAGGAGGGCCCGACCGACGTCATGGCGTTCCCGATGGACGAGCTGCGCCCTGGCGACGACGAGGAGGAGCCGGAGCCGGGTCTGCTCGGCGACGTCGTGCTCTGCCCCCAGGTCGCGGAGGAGCAGGCGCGTGCAGCCGGCCACACCACCGGCCATGAGCTGGACCTGCTGTGCGCGCACGGCATCCTGCACCTGCTCGGCTTCGACCACGCCGAGGACGAGGAGAAAGCCGAGATGTTCCCGCTGCAGGCCGAGCTGCTGCGCGCCTGGTGGGCCGCCCGGGGGCTGGCCGCCGGGGTGACGCCGTGA
- a CDS encoding PhoH family protein: protein MTEQPESRTTIVVPASQPMVAVLGPRDELLRVVETAFPTVDISVRGNEITVAGEPGEVALVERFYDELTTVLRTGQGVTVESVERMVSMLRSETGERPAEVLTLNILSHRGRTIRPKTLNQKRYVDAIDDHTIVFGIGPAGTGKTYLAVAKAVQALQAKQVNRIILTRPAVEAGERLGFLPGTLYDKIDPYLRPLYDALHDMIDPDSIPRLMTAGTIEVAPLAYMRGRSLNDAFIILDEAQNTSPEQMKMFLTRLGFGSKMVVTGDVTQVDLPGSTHSGLRQVQEILDGTPDVHFSRLSSSDVVRHRLVSEIVDAYGRWDASQPGDPRRGSGGGQQRRRR from the coding sequence ATGACAGAGCAACCCGAGTCCCGCACCACGATCGTGGTGCCCGCCAGCCAGCCCATGGTGGCCGTCCTGGGCCCGCGCGACGAGCTGCTGCGAGTCGTCGAGACCGCCTTCCCGACCGTCGACATCTCGGTGCGCGGCAACGAGATCACCGTCGCCGGCGAGCCCGGCGAGGTCGCACTGGTCGAGCGCTTCTACGACGAGCTCACCACCGTCCTGCGCACAGGACAGGGGGTGACCGTCGAGTCGGTCGAGCGGATGGTCAGCATGCTCCGCTCCGAGACGGGCGAGCGACCAGCCGAGGTGCTGACGCTGAACATCCTGTCCCACCGCGGCCGCACGATCCGGCCCAAGACGCTGAACCAGAAGCGCTACGTCGACGCGATCGACGACCACACCATCGTCTTCGGCATCGGCCCGGCGGGCACCGGCAAGACCTACCTGGCCGTCGCCAAGGCCGTGCAGGCCCTGCAGGCCAAGCAGGTCAACCGGATCATCCTCACCCGGCCGGCCGTCGAGGCGGGCGAGCGACTCGGCTTCCTGCCCGGCACGCTCTACGACAAGATCGACCCGTACCTCAGGCCGCTGTACGACGCGCTGCACGACATGATCGACCCCGACTCGATCCCCCGGCTGATGACAGCGGGCACGATCGAGGTGGCGCCGCTGGCATACATGCGCGGCCGGTCGCTCAACGACGCGTTCATCATCCTCGACGAGGCGCAGAACACGTCGCCGGAGCAGATGAAGATGTTCCTCACCCGGCTGGGTTTCGGCTCGAAGATGGTCGTGACCGGTGACGTCACCCAGGTCGACCTGCCGGGCAGCACGCACAGCGGCCTCCGCCAGGTGCAGGAGATCCTCGACGGCACGCCCGACGTCCACTTCAGCCGGCTGTCCAGCTCGGACGTCGTGCGGCACCGGCTGGTCAGCGAGATCGTCGACGCCTACGGCCGCTGGGACGCCAGCCAGCCCGGCGACCCTCGCCGCGGCAGCGGTGGCGGCCAGCAGCGCCGCCGCCGATGA
- a CDS encoding HIT domain-containing protein translates to MADETADCLFCRVVAGDLPADVVHRGERVLAFRDIDPRAPTHVLVVPLQHHPDVGAIAAADPAALAELVAAAEQIAHAEGHDDFRLVFNTGARAGQSVFHVHGHVLAGRAMTWPPG, encoded by the coding sequence ATGGCTGACGAGACGGCGGACTGCCTGTTCTGCCGCGTGGTGGCTGGCGACCTGCCGGCCGACGTGGTGCACCGCGGCGAGCGGGTGCTGGCCTTCCGGGACATCGACCCCCGGGCGCCGACCCACGTCCTGGTCGTGCCGCTGCAGCACCACCCGGACGTCGGCGCGATCGCGGCCGCGGACCCGGCCGCACTCGCCGAGCTGGTGGCCGCCGCCGAGCAGATCGCACACGCCGAGGGCCACGACGACTTCCGGCTGGTATTCAACACCGGCGCCCGAGCCGGTCAGTCGGTCTTCCACGTCCACGGCCACGTGCTGGCCGGCCGGGCGATGACCTGGCCACCCGGCTGA